One Polynucleobacter sp. MG-5-Ahmo-C2 genomic window carries:
- a CDS encoding OmpW family protein, which produces MRLKSLVVAMATVASLAPIASQAQSAEENPWMVRVRAVDLLFQNGQSNGASTAAGVQINNVRAKNEIIPEFDISYFFTKNIAAELVLTYPQRVNVYSNLTPGPTGTITALPPSLLLQYHFTELGAIKPYVGAGVNYTIFGNRNNFSVGGNSNALTVDQSSFGFVGQVGADYMFDKHWGMNVDVKYATMSTNVTGQNALAGVGNIGKLTLNPWMPAVGVTYKF; this is translated from the coding sequence ATGCGTCTCAAATCACTAGTGGTGGCAATGGCTACCGTAGCATCTTTAGCTCCAATCGCTTCACAAGCGCAATCAGCAGAAGAGAATCCTTGGATGGTTCGCGTACGTGCTGTAGATCTTTTATTCCAGAACGGTCAGTCCAATGGTGCATCCACTGCCGCAGGTGTGCAGATCAATAATGTGCGCGCCAAGAATGAAATCATTCCCGAATTTGATATTTCTTACTTCTTCACAAAGAATATTGCTGCTGAATTGGTGCTGACATATCCGCAACGCGTGAATGTTTACTCTAATTTAACCCCAGGTCCAACAGGCACAATTACCGCATTGCCACCTTCACTCTTGTTGCAGTACCACTTTACAGAGTTGGGTGCGATCAAGCCTTATGTTGGTGCTGGCGTGAACTACACAATATTTGGCAACAGAAACAACTTCTCAGTTGGCGGCAATAGCAATGCCCTGACAGTTGACCAGTCTAGCTTTGGTTTTGTTGGCCAAGTTGGTGCTGACTACATGTTTGACAAGCATTGGGGTATGAACGTTGACGTTAAATACGCAACTATGAGTACTAACGTAACCGGACAAAATGCCTTGGCTGGGGTTGGCAACATCGGTAAGTTAACTTTAAATCCTTGGATGCCTGCAGTAGGTGTGACTTACAAGTTCTAA
- a CDS encoding ATP-binding cassette domain-containing protein, translating to MALIVLTDAKLAFGHVDLLANTAFSLESGERVGLIGRNGTGKSSLLKILAGIEKMDDGLLQYQQGLRIAYVPQEPIFDAEETVFDAVSKGVAQAKALREEYEALSVGDWDDASHHRLDEVQSQLEALSGWNWEQRVHETLDRLHLEADVKISTLSGGTKKRVALARALVEMPDVLLLDEPTNHLDLDSVAWLEELLKEYQGSVILITHDRAFLDNVCTQIVELDRGILRSYPGNFTQYEVLKEQELNAESLANARADKLLAQEEVWIRKGVEARRTRSVARIARLEKLRTSRAERRDAMGQVKLAVSAGDRSGKIVADLQNVSKSYDRPIVQDFTATILRGDKVGLLGPNGAGKTTLLKLILGTIAPDSGTATMGTRIEVAYFDQMREALDLNASLEDYISPGSEWIEINGNKKHVKSYLSDFLFAPERTNSPVSTLSGGERNRLLLARLFARPANVLVLDEPTNDLDIDTLDLLEQLLQDYKGTVFLVSHDRYFLDNVVTSIIAHEGDGFWREYEGGYEDWKIQKARSEKIRANNAKPVSKTEAKAEAKQEAKVEVKPAVKGGVQKLNGKERQELEALPLQIEELETEQADIGIEMSNPDLYKNEPELAASMQARLTEITAQLDQKLLRWELLLSRSES from the coding sequence ATGGCTTTAATCGTACTTACTGATGCAAAACTGGCTTTCGGCCACGTAGACCTCCTCGCAAATACCGCTTTTTCACTGGAATCCGGTGAACGTGTGGGTTTAATTGGGCGTAATGGCACCGGCAAATCTTCCTTGCTGAAGATCCTGGCTGGGATTGAAAAAATGGATGATGGGCTTCTGCAATATCAGCAGGGCCTCAGAATTGCTTATGTTCCTCAAGAGCCGATCTTTGATGCCGAGGAAACAGTATTTGATGCCGTCTCCAAGGGCGTAGCTCAAGCTAAGGCACTGCGTGAAGAGTATGAGGCGCTTAGCGTTGGCGACTGGGATGATGCGTCTCATCATCGCCTAGATGAGGTGCAGTCTCAATTAGAGGCACTCAGCGGTTGGAACTGGGAGCAGCGCGTTCACGAAACTCTCGATCGCTTGCATTTAGAGGCGGACGTCAAAATCAGTACTCTGTCGGGCGGAACTAAAAAACGGGTAGCACTTGCACGTGCTTTAGTGGAAATGCCTGATGTATTGCTCTTAGATGAGCCAACCAACCATTTGGATTTAGATTCCGTTGCTTGGTTAGAAGAACTCTTAAAAGAATACCAAGGCTCTGTCATTCTGATTACCCATGATCGCGCCTTCTTGGATAACGTCTGCACACAAATTGTGGAGCTGGATCGCGGTATTTTGCGCAGCTATCCTGGCAACTTCACTCAATATGAAGTTCTTAAAGAGCAAGAACTCAATGCAGAGTCTTTGGCTAATGCTAGAGCAGATAAATTACTCGCCCAAGAAGAGGTTTGGATTCGGAAGGGTGTAGAAGCGCGTCGAACACGTAGTGTGGCCCGTATCGCTCGTCTTGAAAAACTTCGTACTAGCCGTGCTGAGCGCAGAGATGCAATGGGGCAAGTGAAGTTAGCTGTCTCAGCGGGTGATCGCAGCGGCAAGATCGTGGCTGATCTACAAAACGTCAGCAAGTCTTACGACAGGCCAATTGTGCAGGATTTCACAGCAACCATTTTGCGTGGTGATAAAGTGGGTTTACTTGGGCCTAACGGCGCTGGCAAGACAACCTTGCTGAAATTGATTCTCGGCACTATTGCCCCAGATTCGGGAACTGCGACGATGGGTACGCGTATTGAAGTGGCCTACTTTGATCAAATGCGTGAAGCCTTGGATCTCAATGCCTCACTTGAGGACTACATTAGCCCAGGTAGTGAATGGATTGAAATCAATGGCAATAAGAAGCATGTCAAAAGTTATTTGAGCGACTTCTTGTTTGCGCCAGAGCGCACCAATTCACCAGTGAGCACTTTATCTGGTGGCGAGCGCAATCGTTTACTGCTCGCACGTTTGTTTGCCAGGCCGGCAAACGTCTTGGTTTTGGATGAGCCAACCAATGACTTGGATATTGATACCCTAGACTTGCTTGAGCAATTGCTACAAGACTACAAAGGCACTGTTTTCTTGGTAAGTCATGATCGTTACTTCTTGGATAACGTAGTGACCAGCATCATTGCTCATGAAGGCGATGGATTTTGGCGTGAGTATGAAGGCGGCTATGAGGATTGGAAGATTCAAAAAGCCCGCTCAGAAAAAATTCGTGCCAATAATGCAAAACCCGTAAGTAAGACAGAAGCTAAAGCTGAAGCCAAGCAAGAAGCAAAAGTTGAAGTAAAGCCAGCAGTGAAGGGTGGGGTACAAAAACTCAATGGGAAAGAGCGCCAAGAGTTAGAGGCTTTGCCTTTACAAATTGAAGAGCTTGAAACAGAGCAGGCCGATATCGGCATTGAGATGAGTAATCCAGATCTTTACAAGAATGAACCTGAGTTAGCAGCTAGTATGCAAGCTCGGTTAACGGAGATTACTGCGCAGCTAGACCAAAAGCTATTGCGCTGGGAGTTGCTGCTCAGCCGCTCAGAATCTTAA
- a CDS encoding DnaJ C-terminal domain-containing protein, whose amino-acid sequence MKFRDYYETLGVARSATEAEIKAAYRKLARKYHPDVNKDPGAEEQFKEIGEAYAVLKDTEKRAAYDRFGANWKNGQDFTPPPNWNEGFEYSDNGFNAGHPGYGGGFEGDQSEFFESLFGRGKHRQGGRSGQSRQGMNFKGQDHHAKILIDLADAYNGAKRTIALHMPTQDASGHVSTQERKLDVSIPKGIKAGQNLRLSGQGGPGIGEGLPGDLYLEIDFHPNPIYRIDGKDVFIDIPLAPWEAALGTTVNVPTPAGSTLELKIPAGTVAGRKMRLKGRGIPSAEPGDLYVVPTIVLPPAETDAQKEAYQNYEKAFDFNPRSHLKG is encoded by the coding sequence ATGAAATTTAGGGATTACTACGAAACTCTCGGAGTCGCTCGCTCTGCTACTGAAGCAGAAATTAAAGCTGCCTATCGCAAGCTTGCTCGCAAATACCATCCAGACGTCAATAAAGACCCGGGCGCTGAAGAGCAATTCAAAGAAATCGGTGAAGCCTATGCCGTTCTGAAAGATACTGAGAAGCGCGCAGCCTACGATCGTTTTGGTGCCAACTGGAAAAATGGCCAAGACTTCACCCCTCCCCCAAATTGGAATGAAGGTTTTGAATATTCTGATAATGGTTTTAATGCCGGTCATCCAGGCTATGGCGGCGGCTTTGAAGGTGACCAAAGCGAATTCTTCGAATCCCTCTTTGGAAGAGGCAAACATCGACAAGGCGGCCGGAGTGGGCAATCCCGTCAAGGCATGAACTTCAAAGGACAGGATCATCATGCCAAAATTTTGATTGATCTTGCAGACGCCTATAACGGCGCTAAGCGCACGATTGCACTACATATGCCAACGCAAGATGCTAGCGGTCATGTGAGCACTCAAGAACGCAAATTAGATGTGAGCATTCCAAAAGGGATTAAGGCTGGTCAAAATCTGCGCCTCTCAGGGCAAGGTGGTCCTGGTATTGGTGAAGGGCTGCCAGGAGATCTCTATTTAGAAATTGATTTTCACCCGAACCCTATTTATAGAATCGATGGCAAAGATGTATTCATTGACATTCCATTGGCACCCTGGGAAGCAGCCCTAGGCACCACTGTCAATGTACCAACGCCAGCAGGTTCAACTTTAGAATTAAAAATTCCAGCAGGCACTGTTGCTGGTCGCAAGATGCGCCTTAAAGGCAGGGGAATTCCGAGTGCTGAGCCTGGTGACTTATATGTAGTTCCTACGATTGTTTTACCACCCGCGGAAACAGATGCTCAAAAAGAGGCCTATCAAAACTATGAGAAGGCTTTTGATTTCAATCCTAGATCTCACTTGAAGGGATGA
- a CDS encoding chaperone modulator CbpM — protein MTKINTTWIEASVVENEVYMSIVELSHASRTPQELIMSWVSEGVLSPTGSSPEDWRFSGNSLSRAKTAAHLTHDLELNVPGVALALELLDEIAQLRARLKVK, from the coding sequence ATGACAAAGATAAATACCACATGGATTGAAGCCAGTGTTGTAGAAAATGAAGTGTATATGAGCATTGTGGAACTCTCTCACGCTTCTCGCACTCCACAAGAATTAATCATGTCTTGGGTATCAGAAGGTGTACTGAGCCCTACCGGCTCATCTCCTGAGGATTGGCGCTTTAGCGGCAATTCCCTCAGCAGGGCTAAAACTGCAGCACATCTCACGCATGATCTGGAGTTAAATGTTCCAGGGGTTGCCCTGGCTCTCGAGCTCTTAGATGAAATCGCACAACTGCGCGCACGCTTAAAAGTAAAATAA
- a CDS encoding UxaA family hydrolase, whose translation MIETSGKKLAGPIIRLHPNDNIVVARIDVGIGAEVPSENFTSRSQVPAGYKIAAKKILKGEPILKYNVTVGFANTDIEAGTMVHSHNTEFREFDRDYAYASEFQPTQMLPESERATFQGYVRSNGKVGTRNFIGILSTVNCSATVVNKIADWFTPERLKDFPNVDGVVAFSHDIGCGMEMSGEPMELLRRTMAGYARHPNLASALIVGLGCERNQLKGLMEQEDLTASKNLHTFIMQESGGTRKTIEAGIEAVKALLPEANKAERETVSASHLCVGLQCGGSDGFSSITANPALGAAIDILSRHGGTGILSETPEIYGVEHTLTRRAASQAIGEKLIKRIRWWKDEYSVGRDVQINGQVSPGNQIGGLANIFEKSLGSSMKGGTGPLMEVYKYAEPVTTKGFVFMDTPGFDPVSATGQIAGGANLIAFTTGRGSMFGSKPAPCIKLATNTPMYMRLTEDMDINCGEILDGTVSVQEMGQRIFELFLRTASGESSKSELLGLGDYEFVPWQIGVMS comes from the coding sequence CTAGTGAGAATTTCACGAGCCGTAGCCAGGTTCCAGCAGGCTACAAAATTGCTGCCAAGAAAATATTGAAAGGCGAGCCAATTCTGAAGTACAACGTGACCGTTGGATTTGCAAATACCGATATTGAAGCCGGCACGATGGTTCATAGTCACAACACTGAGTTTCGTGAATTTGATCGAGACTACGCCTACGCTAGTGAATTTCAACCAACGCAAATGCTGCCAGAGTCTGAGCGCGCTACCTTTCAAGGCTACGTTAGATCAAACGGTAAAGTGGGCACGCGCAATTTCATTGGGATCTTATCGACCGTGAATTGCTCGGCTACAGTAGTGAATAAGATTGCCGACTGGTTTACACCAGAGAGATTAAAAGATTTTCCAAACGTGGATGGGGTGGTGGCATTTAGCCATGACATCGGCTGCGGCATGGAAATGAGCGGTGAACCGATGGAACTGCTGCGCCGGACGATGGCTGGCTATGCGCGCCACCCTAACCTTGCTTCTGCACTCATTGTCGGTCTTGGTTGCGAGCGCAATCAACTTAAAGGATTGATGGAGCAGGAAGATTTAACGGCAAGTAAAAACCTGCACACCTTCATCATGCAAGAGTCGGGTGGCACTCGCAAAACCATTGAAGCCGGTATTGAGGCAGTGAAAGCTTTGCTTCCAGAGGCCAATAAAGCTGAACGTGAAACCGTTTCTGCAAGTCACCTATGCGTTGGCTTGCAATGTGGTGGCTCGGATGGTTTCTCATCGATCACAGCCAATCCGGCATTAGGCGCTGCCATCGACATCCTCTCTCGCCATGGCGGCACTGGGATTTTGTCTGAGACTCCAGAGATTTATGGCGTAGAGCACACCCTCACGCGCCGTGCAGCAAGTCAAGCTATTGGTGAGAAGCTCATTAAACGGATTCGCTGGTGGAAAGATGAATACTCTGTTGGCAGAGATGTACAGATCAACGGTCAAGTCAGCCCCGGCAATCAAATTGGCGGGCTTGCCAACATCTTCGAAAAATCCCTAGGCTCCTCCATGAAAGGCGGCACCGGTCCGCTAATGGAAGTCTATAAGTATGCTGAGCCCGTCACCACTAAAGGCTTTGTCTTTATGGATACCCCAGGATTTGATCCCGTCTCCGCTACTGGGCAAATTGCTGGTGGTGCAAACTTAATTGCCTTTACGACTGGTAGGGGTTCCATGTTTGGCTCCAAACCTGCGCCATGCATCAAACTAGCCACTAATACCCCAATGTATATGAGACTGACCGAGGATATGGATATTAATTGCGGGGAGATTTTGGATGGGACAGTTTCCGTTCAAGAGATGGGTCAGCGCATATTTGAGCTTTTCCTGCGTACAGCCTCTGGAGAGTCATCCAAGAGCGAATTACTTGGCCTAGGTGACTATGAGTTTGTACCCTGGCAAATCGGGGTGATGAGCTAA
- the hemN gene encoding oxygen-independent coproporphyrinogen III oxidase: MNSATNSCSSEEKEVLFHPELLQKFDINGPRYTSYPSADRFHNDFSEADYLGALKRVAKANEPLSLYFHLPFCPNICYYCGCNKIITKDHGRSAKYIKYLAKEMAMVCNAMGAQKRIPITQLHWGGGTPTFLSHEEMIELMQHTREHFDLLPGGEYSIEIDPRRVTEKDIALLAELGFNRISLGVQDFNLAVQEAVHRVQTIEETQAVMDWSRKYGFTSRSVDLIYGLPKQTPETFKETVDAVLAMSPDRLSVYNYAHLPHIFKPQRRISEADLPPAADKLNILSNTIEHLTEAGYVFIGMDHFAKPDDELAIAQKEGKLHRNFQGYSTQAECDLLAFGISSIGKVDDCYSQNVRTLDEYYESLDHGHLPVLRGMQLDQDDLLRRELIGELMCQFALNTQTFAKDYQLDFSNYFKTEIEELKGLEEAGLLEWQGSNMQVPIKGRLLARRVAMTFDRHLRESQAKGTYSKVL, encoded by the coding sequence ATGAACTCTGCAACAAACTCTTGCTCATCAGAAGAAAAGGAAGTGCTATTTCATCCTGAGTTGCTGCAAAAGTTTGACATCAATGGCCCGCGTTACACCTCTTATCCAAGTGCCGACCGTTTTCATAATGACTTTTCTGAAGCTGACTACTTAGGTGCCTTAAAGCGTGTTGCTAAAGCAAATGAGCCACTATCTTTGTATTTCCATTTGCCATTCTGCCCCAATATTTGTTACTACTGTGGCTGCAATAAGATTATTACCAAAGACCATGGACGCAGCGCCAAGTACATTAAGTATCTAGCCAAAGAGATGGCAATGGTGTGTAACGCCATGGGTGCACAGAAAAGGATTCCAATTACTCAGTTGCACTGGGGTGGTGGTACGCCAACCTTTCTGTCTCATGAAGAGATGATTGAGTTGATGCAGCACACTCGTGAGCATTTTGACTTATTGCCCGGCGGTGAATACTCGATTGAAATTGATCCGAGAAGAGTTACAGAAAAAGACATTGCTTTATTAGCTGAGCTTGGCTTTAACCGTATTAGCTTAGGCGTGCAAGACTTTAATCTGGCCGTGCAAGAGGCTGTGCATCGGGTGCAGACCATTGAAGAGACTCAAGCGGTGATGGACTGGTCCAGAAAGTATGGCTTTACGTCCAGAAGCGTGGACTTGATCTATGGCCTACCGAAGCAAACGCCTGAAACCTTTAAAGAAACAGTAGATGCGGTATTGGCAATGAGCCCGGATCGTTTATCGGTCTACAACTACGCACATTTACCCCACATCTTTAAACCACAACGCCGTATTTCTGAAGCAGATCTTCCGCCAGCCGCTGATAAGTTAAATATTCTCTCGAATACGATTGAGCACCTCACAGAAGCCGGCTATGTTTTTATTGGCATGGACCATTTTGCAAAACCCGATGATGAATTAGCGATCGCGCAAAAAGAAGGTAAGCTGCATCGCAACTTTCAAGGCTATTCCACGCAAGCAGAGTGTGATCTTCTGGCATTCGGAATATCTTCAATTGGAAAGGTTGATGATTGCTACTCTCAAAACGTTCGTACGCTAGACGAGTACTACGAATCCTTGGATCATGGCCACCTCCCGGTGCTACGGGGTATGCAATTAGATCAAGATGATTTATTGCGCCGTGAACTCATTGGTGAGTTGATGTGTCAATTTGCGCTCAATACACAAACCTTTGCCAAGGATTATCAACTCGATTTCTCAAATTACTTCAAAACAGAAATTGAAGAGCTGAAAGGTTTGGAGGAGGCCGGCTTGTTAGAGTGGCAGGGTTCCAATATGCAGGTACCCATCAAAGGCAGGCTTCTAGCAAGGAGAGTAGCTATGACTTTTGATCGCCATCTTAGAGAATCCCAAGCCAAAGGTACGTATTCAAAGGTTCTTTAA